From the genome of Azospirillum baldaniorum:
CAGGTCGCCCGTCGTCGCGGTCAGGCTGACCGTGCCGACGCCGGTCACCGAGGTCGCGGTCATGCCGGTGCTGCTGGTGGCGGTGACGGTGCCGTTGGCGCCGAGGGTCGCCGCCGTCAGCGTGCCGGTGTTGTTGACGGTCAGATTCTTGCCGGAGCCGGTCAGGCTGGCGTCGATGGTGCCGACCGTGGTGTTGAGGGTGGTGTCGCCGCCGTTGGAGCCGCTGGCGAAGGTCAGCGAGCCCGCGGTGATCGACAGCGACCGCGGCGAGGCCCCCGCGGCCACCACGTCGGTGGCGCCCTTCAGGGTCAGCGCGCCCGTGCCGAGGTTGATCGCCGCGGTCGGCAGGGTCAGCACCCCGCCGGACTGCAGCAGCAGGTTGCCGCTGGTCATCGACAGGCCGGCGCTGGCGTCCAGGTTGCCGGCCGTGCGGATGTAGGCCGACCCGCCCGACCCGAGGGTGACGAGGTTGCCGGTCAGCGTCAGGGCGGCGCTGTTGATGTTGTCGACCGAGATGACCGGCGTGGTGCCGGTGGCGGTCAGGCCGGTCAGGCTCGACACGTTCATCTTGATCGGCGTGCCGGCGCCGGTGGCGGCGTCGGTGACGGTGCCGATGCTGCCGCCGTTGGCGGTCAGGCTGGCCGAATGGCCGGTCACATGGGTGCCGTTGCCGCTGCCCAGGATGGAGCCGGCGGCGGTCAGCGCGACCGCTCCGTTGGTGGTGCTGGCCGACACCGACTGGACCGTCATCGTGCCGGCAGACTCGATTGTGACCGAACCGCTGGAGGCGGTGGCCGAGGCAACGGTGACGCCGCCGGTGGAGGCGTCGGTCAGGTAGACGCTGCCGGTGGCGCTCGCCAGGGTCAGGCTGCCGGTGGTGGTCTGGACCGACCGGCTGGAGGTGCCGATGCCCTTGCTGCCGGTCAACGAGGCCGAACCGCCGACGATCCGCGTCTCGGCGAGGCCGTCGTCATAGACGCCGCCGCCGGTGGAGCTGAGAGTGACCGCCCCGGTGCCGGCGTTGATGCTGCCGGCGATGATGTCGGCGTCCACCGCGGTGGAGGAGATCGTGATCGCACCACCGCCGGTGCTGGCGCTGACCACCTGGAGGCGGTCGCCGGCCTGCACGTCGATCTTGCCGCCGGTCGTCGCGGCATAGGCCAGCGCGGAGGCGCCGGTCGTGCTCAGATAGATGTCACCCGACCCGCCGTTCACCTGCACCTGGGCCCCGCCAACGCCGACACGGGCGGAGGAGGTGCCGATGCCGCCGGCGCCGTTCAGCGCGACGGTCTTGCCGGTGACCGCGGAGCCGCCGTTGGCGGCCAGGATCTTGCCGCCGTTGCCTGTGGCGCTCAGCGTGACCAAGCCGTTGTTGGCGCCCGCCGTCACCGTCCCGGCGGTGATGGACCCGCCGGTCGAGGTCACGGTGATGCTGTTGCCCGCCGCGTCGGTGGCGATGGCGACGTTGGTCAGCGTGATGTTGCCGCTGCCCGACACCACCACCGGACCGTTCTGGACGGCGGCCGTCAGCCCGCCCGTCAGAGACCCGGCGATGTCGAGGTAGACGCCACCCGCCCCCGTGACGTTGGTGGTCAGCGCCCCGGTGCTGGACGTCGTGACCTTGAACGCCGAGTCCGCCGTTCCGATGCCGGCCCCCGCCGTCAGCGTGGCGCTGCCGGTGCCGAGGCTCAGGCTGGAGCCGCCGTTGAGTATCCGGCCGGCCGTTGCCGTCAGGGTCAGCGCCTTGGTGCTGTCGTAGGAGAGGTTGGAGACGGTCAGGTCGCCGGCCGCCGCGATCACCGTCAGGGCGCCGCCCGTGGTGACCGAGCTGAGGTTCAGCCCCGCCGCGTTCTTCACGAACAGCCCACCGGTGCCGCTGCTGGCGGTCAGGCTGGACACGTTCATGCCCAGCGCCGTGGCGTTGCTGCCGATGGCGCTGCTGTTGCCCTGCTCGTTGGTCTTCTTCTGGGCGTCCAGCTTCAGGGAGCCGGCGGTGATGGTGGAACTGTTGTTCACCGCCGTGATGCTGCCGGCGGTCGCGCTGTTGCCCGTCGCCGTCAGGCTGACCGTGCTGGAGGCGCCCGTGTTCACCGTGCCGATGGCGATGGCCCCGGGCGCCTTGAAGGTGAAGTCCAGGCCGGTGCTGTCGGTCAGCGTGGTGAAGGTGGTGGTGCCGCCGCTGTCCGTGACGTTCCAGCTCAGGTTGGCCGCCGTCAGGCTCATCGTGCCGGAGGTCGACGCCCCCGTCGTGCCCGGCGTGCGGTCGATGGTCAGCTTGTCGAGGTCGAGCGTGTCGGCAATGTTGAAGGTGCCGGGCGTCTTCAGCGTCAGGTCGGTCGTCGCGACGTTCAGCGTGGAGCCCGTGTCGGCGATGCCGCCCTTGGTGGCGGACAGCTCGACGCTGCCGCCGCTCACCAGATTGCCGCTGTTGGCGCGGATGTTGCCCTCGCCGCTGGTCAGCGACACCGTCCCGGTCGTGGTGATGGTGCCGGCCGTCAGGAGGCTGGTCCCCGAGGAGCCGGTCGACAGCTTGATCGAACCGCCGCCGGTGCTCACCACCGACTGGGCGATCAGGGCCTTGCCTTCCGACACCGCGATGCTGCCGGCGGCGCTGGCGGTCAGCGTGGTGCTGGTGGAGTTGGCCTGCGTCGAGATGGCGGAGACGTTGCCGATGGACCCGGTCGCCGTCAGGTTCACCAGATTGCTGCCGCTGATCGAACCGCTGAGGATCGAGCCGCCCTGGTTGTTGATGACCGCGTTGGCGCCGTACATGGAGATCGAGCCGAGCGCGATGTCGCCGATCGAGTTGTTCAGGGTCAGCGCACCGCCCAGGCTCATGGAGTCGATGACCGTCGAACCGTGCAGGTTGATCACGGCGCCGTTGTTGGCGTTCACCGTCAGGTTGCCGGTGGTGATGCTGATGAATTCACCCCCTTGCGCACCGACCACGTTGGAGGAGGACGTCAGGCTGGTGACGCCGGCGTTGATCTTGAGGACCGAATGGCCGTTCCCGACGATGCCGGCGTCGGCGATCAGGGCGATCGTGCCGGTCTTGCCGACGTCAAGGCCGCCGACGACCAGCTTGCGGTGGCTGTCGAAGGTGAAGCGCACGCCGCTGCGGTCAGTCAGCGCGGCCAGCACCGCTTGGGTGCTGCTCTCGGCACCGGTCAGCGCGATGGCCGAGCCGGACGTGTCGACCGAGGTCAGGCTGTAATTGCGGTCGTTGATGCTGGACGAGGTGCTCTTGATCTTGAGTGTGCCGATGCGGGTGTCGGATTCGACGTAGAGATCGCCCTTCACGTTGAAGGTCGCGGACGACGCCGACAGATGGATCTTGTTGCTGGAGGAGCCGATGCCGCCGCCGCTGCTCAGGGTCGCGGTGCCCGCGGTGATGCGGTTGGCCGGGTTGCCCGCGTTCGCCGAGGCGGCGCCCGTGATGGCGCCTGCGCTGGTCAGGTCGACGGTGCCCCAGTTCTGCGCGTTGAGCGTGCCGATGGACAACGCGTGCTGGGTGTCCAGCTTGAAGGCGAGACCGGTGGTGTCGGTCAGCTCGCTCAGCGTGGTGGTGACGCCGTCGTCCGTCATGGTGAAGACGAGCTGCGGCGCGGTGATCTGATAGGTGCCCGCACCGGTCGTCCGCGAGCTGGTCAGCGACAGCGCGGTCAGGTCCTTGCCGTTGTCCACGAAGGCGTCGGTCGCCGTGGTCAGCGCCAGCGTGTCGGCCATCGTCGCGATGTGGTTGGCGGACGACCCCGCCTGACCGATGCCGCCGGTCGCGGTGAGGGTGACCGTGCCGGCGGTCACCATCGAGCTGCCGTTGCTGAAGATGTCCTTGCCGGTGCCGGTGGTCTCGATGGTCACCTTGCGGGCGAGGCCGCTGTTGATCGTTCCCAGAGCGACGCTGTTGTCGCTCTTGAACGAGAAGTCGAGGCCGCTTGCGTCCACGACGCTGCCGAGCGTGTACTGGCTGCCGGTGTTGCTGTCGGTGAGCGCGAAGGTCAGCCCTTCCGACCGGATGTCGTAGGCGTTCTGCGCGCCGGTCGAGGCGTGCCTGACATCCAGGCTGAGGGCGTGCAGGTCGGCGCCGTTCGTCAGATAGACGTTGCGCCCGGCGATCACCTCCAGGGTCCGCGTCTCGGTCAGCAGCGGCGTGCCGGACGCCCCGATGGAGCCCCCTTCGACCGTCAGCGTCACCTTGTCCGCGCTCAGCGGCTTGGTTCCGGACTGCAGCAGCGACCCGTTGTTGGTCACCTTGATGTCCGCCGAGGAACCGGCCTTCACATCCTTCAGCGTCAGGGTGCCGGTGTTGCTGAGCGTCAGCGATCCCGTCAGATTGGCCGACAGCGTGCCGACCTGGGTGGTGAAGTAGGAGCCGCTGTTGGTGTGGCCGACGCTGGTCCCCTTCAGCGTCAGGCTGCCCGCAGTGACCGCGGCGCCGCTGCTGTTCGTGGCGCTGATGCTGGAGCTGCCGGAATTGGCGGTCAGATCGACGGTGCCGCTGTTCCCGACGTCGATCTTGGCGATCCGCAGGGCCTTGTCGTTGCTGATGTTCAGCTTCAGACCGCTCTGGGTGACGTTCGTCACCGTCAGGCCTTCCTGCAACGACGAATCGCTGAAGCTGGCGGTCAGGCCGGTCGAGCTGATGGAGTAGCTGTTGCTGCCGCCGCCGGACTTGTTGTGCCGGAAGTCCAGCGTCAGATCGGTCAGGGTTGTGTTGTTGCTGACCGTCACGTTGCCGCCCGACGCGATGGACAGCTTCTGGGTGCTGGTCTGCACCTGGTTGGTGCCGCCGACGTTGCCGTTGCCGCCGGTCGCGGTCAGGGAGACCGAGCCCGCCGTGATCGTGCCCGACCCGTTGATCGACGGACCGCCGGACGCGCCCGAAGCCGCCCCGGTGGAGGTCAGCGCCACCGAGCCGGTTGAGCTGGTGCCGGCGTCGATCGTGCCGGCCACGATGCCGCGATCCACGCTGTAGCGCAGGTCCATGCTTCCGTTGCTCGGCGTGGACAGGGCCAGCGTCTGGATGCCGCTGGCCTCCGTCACCGTGAAGCTGCGGTTGGAGCCGAGGGCGTTGAACTGATAGGTCCCCGTGGCGGTGGACGTCTTGTGCGTGACGGTGACGTCCAGCGCGGTCAGCGCGGTGTTGCTGTTGTTGATGTAGAGGTCACCGTTGCTCACCAGGGTCAGCGACGCGGCGGAGGTCTTCACCGCCCGCGTGCTGGTGCCGATGGAACCGCCGTTGGTGCCGGAGCCGTTGGCCGACAGGGTGACGGAGGACGCCGTGATGGTTCCGGCTCCCACCATGGTGATCGTCGAGTTTTCTCCGCCGCCCGCGGTGGTCAGGCTGACGGCACCGCCGCCGGCGGTGATCTGGTTGACCTCGATGTTCTTCTTGCCGACGAAGCTGAAGTTGCTGTTCTGGGCGCTCGCGATGTCGATGGCAACCTTGGTGCCGCTGTCGACCAGCGTATAGATCTGGGCACCGGTGCTGCCGATGGAGAAAGTGCTCGCGGTCGAGGAGCTGGTGGTGCTGTTCGTGCTGGTGATCGCCAGGCTGTTGAAGGCGCGCCCATTGTTGTCGACGTAGATGTCGCGTCCCGAGGTCACCGACAGGTTGCCGGTGTCGAGGCTGATGGCACCGTAGAGGGTCGAATCACCGATGGAGGAGCTGCTCCCCGCCTCCAGCGACACCTTGCCGGCGGTGATCTTGCTGCCGTTGCCGGTGTTGGTGACACCGTTGGACGAGACGATGGCGACGCTGCCGCCCGTTCCGACGCTGACGGTGCCGACCTTGACCGCGCGCGACGAATTGAAGGCGAAGTTCAGCGCCGTGCTGCTGGTGACGGTCTGGATCGTGGACTGCGACGAGCTGTCCGACAGGGTGAAGACCTGCCCGTTGACCGTGGTGATCCCGATGGTGCCGCCGGAGTAGGAGCCGCGCGTCAGCGTCAGGTCGGTCAGCGCCATCGTGCTGGTGATGCCGACGGACCCGCCCGTCGTGATCGATAGGTTCGCCGTCGCCAGATTCAGCGCGTTGGTGCCGCCGACGCTTCCATTGGCGCTCAGGATCACCTTGCCGGCAGCGATGAGCGTCGTGCTGTCCGAATCGTCCTGGATGCTGCCGCTGGTGTTCGTCAGCGTGACCGTTCCGGTGCCGTTGTTGGCGTTGACCGACCCGACGGTCATGACGCCGTTGGACTTCGTGACGGTGATGTCACCGCCGGCCGTCAGGCTGTCCAGCCCGGTCGGGCCGGTGCCCAGGCCGAGCCACATCGAACCGCCGGCGGTGGCCACGACCGTGCCGGCCTCCGCGTTCAGCGCCTTTCCGGACGTGCCGATGTTCTTCCGGCGGTGAGGGTCACCGTCCCGGCGGAACTCGTGCGCAACGTGGCGTTGTTCGGGTTCAGAATCGAGCCGTTGGTCGCCGTGACCGTGATATCGCTGCTGGCGCTGGACGAGAAGTTGGAACCGAAGGCGATGTCGCCCGGGTCGCCGTCACCACGATGGGATTGCCGGCGGCGCTGAAGAAGCGGCTGCCCAGCGTGATCAGGTTCTTCTGGTTGTCGACGCCCGTCGAGGTCGGCAGGGTGACGTAGATGCCGCCGTCCGACGCGCGGGCGTTCAGGACCGGGGTGACGATGTCCAGATACTCGGTGCCCGAACCGCTGCCGATCGCCTTGCTGGCGACCAGATTGACCGACCCGGCCAGCACCAGGGTGGTCTTCGTCCCGTCGTCCAGGATGGAGCCGTTCGTCGTCTCGGCGTTGAAGATGCTGTAGGTTTCGCTGGGCGAGGGCGTCCCGTTGTCGGGAAGGACGCCGTTCTTGTAAGTCAGGTCGACCCGGCCCAGCCGGATGTCGCGGTCGCCCTTGAAGGAGAAGATCTGGCCGGTGGTGTCGACCAGCGTGCGCAGCAGATAGCCGTTGGTGGCGTCGTCGGTCAGGTCGAAGGTGAAGTTCGGCGCGGTGATCGAGTAGCTGTTCACCACCGTCGTGTCCGCATGCGTGCTGGTGACGGTCAGTTCCGCCATGTCGGACAGGTTGGTGACGTGCAGGTCGCCGCCGGTGGTCAGTGTCAGCTTCGTGGCGTTGAGCGCCAGCGGAGCGTTGGCGTCGCCCACGCTGCCCGCCGCGGCGCTCAGCGTCACGGTGTCGGCGTTGATCCGCGTGTTCACGCTGCCGTCGTCGCGGATGCTGCCGGTGGTGGAGGTCAGCTTGACCGTGCCGCCCGCCCCCACCGTGGCGAGATCGCCGACGATCAGGTCGATGTCGCTGTCGAAGGTGAGGGTGGATAGCTTCGGCTGCCGACCGCTCCAGAATGGTCGCGGTGCCGTTGTCGCGACCACGAAGTTGAAGTATTCGGAGGTGAGTTCCAGCGCGTTGGCGGCCCCGCCAACGTGCCGGTTCGTGATCGACAGGCCGTCAGGATCACGCCGCTGTTGTCGAGATACAGATCCCCGACGTTTGCTCAGCGTCAGCGACCCCGTGGAGGTGCGCAGATGGGTGCCGACGCTCCCGATGGCGCCGTCCGTGCTCAGGCTGATGGCGTTGGCGGACAGCCGGTTGTTCGCGTCCTTGCCCAGGATCGCCCCGCCGGTGGCCGTCACAGAGATTCGCGCCGGCGGTCGTCTTGATCGTCCCAGCGTAGCGCGCCGCCGTTCACAGTGAGCGAGATCGACGAGCCGGTGGAGGTGATGTTGTCCACCGTCACGGCACCGGTCTGCATGACCGTGACGTTGCCCGCGTTGTTGGTGACCGTCAGCCGCTTCGCCGCGGTGTTCACCATCACGGTGGAGGTGCTGCCTCCGGCGGCGAGAGTGACGTTGTCGCCGGTGATCGTGCCGGACAAGGCGGAGATGCTGCCGTTGGCGGTCGTCAGGGTGACGTTACCGGCGGCCCCGGCATCGACCGTGGTCGCGGTGATGTCGGACACCGTGCCGTTCGCCGTGACGGCGATGCTGCTGGTCCCGTTGGCGCTGGTGATCGTCCCGATGGTGGTCGTGCCGCCGGTGGTGATCGCGACGTCGCCGTTGGTCGAGACGATGGAGCCCAGCACCGCCGAGCCCGACATCGTCAGGAAGACGCCCCGCGCCGGAAGTGGCGTCGATGTTGTAGGAGCCGGCGGTCAGGGCCGTGCCGCTGGTGCCGATGCTGCCGGCGGCGTTCAGGACCAGGCTGTAGGAGCTGATGGTGGTCGAGGCGTCGGCGTCGTTCAGGATGCTGCCGCCGCTGCTGGTCAGGGTCAGCGTGTTGCTGCCGATGGCCACCGCGCCGACCGTCAGGTTGCCGGTGGCCGCGACGGTGTCTGGTCAGGCTGGCCAGGGTCAGCGCGCCAGTGTTCGACAGGTTGATGCCGCCGCTGCCGGCCGTGGCGGTCAGGCTGGCCAGGATGGCGCCATTGCTGCCGACGAGCCTTTGCGGTCGTCAGCGCGCCGGCCGGCGGTGGGTCAGCGCGACGGATCCCGTTGACCGTGCCGACCTGGATGTTGGCGAAGCTGTGGCGTCGAGCGCGGTGCTGCCGGTGACGGTGAAGATCAGGCCCGTGGAGGCCAGGAAGAAGTGGCTGTCGACCCCGACCGTCCGGTGCGTGCTGGTGACGGAGAGGTCGCCGTCTGGTCGTTGGTGACGAACAGGTTGCCGCCGGTGACCAGGGAGAGCTGGGTGCTGCTGGTCACCGCCGCACCGCTGGCGCCGATGGAGCCGCCGGCGGTCAGGGTGACCGGGCCGCCGACGATCCGGCCGGCGTCCAACGCGGTCAGCGACCCGCTCTCGGCCTTGACGGAGACCGCCCCGGCGCTTCCCGAGACCGGCGTGGTGTCGATCAGGTTGCCGAGCTGGACATTGTCGGTGGCCGTCAGCCGCACCGCGCCGCCACGGGTCGTCAGCTGCCGATTGGTTAGGCTGCTGGCCATGCCGTTGGCTTCCAGCACGATGTCGCCGCCGTTGGTGCGGATCTCGTAGCTGGCGTCGGTGAAGGCGATGCCGCTGCTGGTCAGCGACCGCAGCGTGAAGCTGTGGCCGGCGATGGTCTGAAGATCGAGGCTGGTCTCCACCGTGATGAGGCCCGACGCCTCCAGCACGATGTTCGCGTTGCCGGCGATGCTCTCCAGCACCTGCTTCGACACCGTGTTGACGGCATCGCCGCTGCCCAGGTTGGGGTCGTTGACGCCGATCGTGCCGTCCGCCGCGGCGCCGTCCTGGCTGCCCCCGGCGGAGCTGACGATGCGCAGGCTCTCCGGATCGAGCAGGAAGGTGCCCGCCGCGCCCTTCGGCGGTCAGGTCGACGCTGCCGGTCAGCGTGATGTCCTTGTGGCTGGACACCTCGGCGAAGCCGCCGTCGCCACCCTCGGCACCGCCGCGGGCGGAGATCTTACCGGCGTGCTTCGTGCTTTTCTGCGACAGCACCGTCACGCTGCCGCCCTTGCCGGACTTCACCGCGTCGGCGGACAGGGTGGCGCCGGCCTCGACCGTCACCTTGTCCGACCAGGTGCCGGAACGGCCCGTCTTGCTGCCGATGGCGACCTCGCCGCCGCCCTTGCTGCCGGAGGCGTCGACGCGGGCGTTCTTCTTCACGGCGATCTCGGCGCCGGTGGCGACGACGGTGCCGCCGGTCTGCCCCTCCCCGCGCCCGCTGGCGTCGACGGTGCCGCCGATGTTGACCGTGCCGGTGTCGCCCCCGGAGAGGACGATCTTGCCGTTGGCGCTGCCGACCGAGGTGGCCTTGATGACGCCGTCGGTGTTGATGACGTTGTCGATCACGCCCTTCACGGCGCGCGCCGACAGGGTGACGCTGCCGCCCTCGGCCGGGAATTGACGACCAGCGCCGCGACCGGCTTGCCGTCCGCGTCCTTCGCCACCGTCTTGACGGCGGAGCTGGCGTCGAAGCTGATCAGCCCGTCGCCGTGGAAGTCGAGCGTGAAGGTCTCGGCACCGCCCAGCGCCACCTTGCCCAGCTTCGCGCGGATGACGCCGGAATTGCGGACGTGCGGGGCCACCAGGGCGGCCAAACCGCTGTCCTTGACGGTGATGTCCCCTCGTTCACCACCATGGCGTTCGGCTTGGCGGAGGCCTGGTCGAACTGGTTTGGCGTCGAGATGTTGGCGGTGGTCGCCACCAACCCGCCGACATCCACCTTCGCCCGGCGCCGATCACCACGCCGTTCGGGTTGACCAGCATGACCGTGCCGTTGGCCGACAGGCTGCCCATGATCTTGGACGGGTCGTTGCCGGTGACCCGGTTCAGCGTGACGCTGGACGCCGAGGGCTGCTGGAAGGTGACCTTCTCACCGGCGTCGATGCTGAAGGACTTCCAGTTGATGATGGCTTTGTCGGTGGACTGCAGGATCTCCATCGATTTCGGGGTCGACGACTGGATGGTCGCCGCGCCCGCGGTGACGGTGCCCTCCAGCGGGTTGGCGTAGGCCGCGCCGGCGAACAGGGTGGACAGCGCCACACCGATCACGCTGCGCAGCGCCAGCCGCGCGAAGTCGATGCCTCCCCGGGCCTTCGCCGCGCGGCGCTGATGCCGGGTGCGCCGCCGCGCTGGGGCGCCTCCCGCGGACGACAGCAGCAGCCGCTGGCGCAGCGTCTGGCGGTGGCGGCGCGCGCCGGGAATCTCGGTGAAGCCGGAGGTGGTGGTGACGTTGCCCTTGCCCATGTCCTGTATCCCCCGGCCCTATCAGTATTGCGCAGTGATGTTGAAGAAGACCCGCATGTCCTTGTCGCCCTCGGTCGCGACGCGGCGGGTCAGCGCTCAAGCGTCGCGAAAAGCCGTTCCACGAGGCTGGCGCGCACGCCGCCGCCCACGGAGACCAGCGAATTCCGGCTGTTCTGCTCCAGGCTGGAGCGGTTCCACACCTCGCCGCCATCGACGAAGCCGTAAATCTGGACGGCCTGCGCGAAGGCGTTGTCCGGCAGCACCGGCGTGTAGCGCAGCTCCAGCGACCCGGCCCAGCCGTTGTCGCCGGAGATCTCGCCCTCGTCGAAGGCACGGCCGTAGCTCGGGCCGCCCAACGCGATCTGCTCGCTGGCCAGCAGCGGTGTGCCGCGGCCTGCATGGTGGCCGTTGCCAGGATGCTGAAGTTGGCCGGCAACTGCTGCACGCGGGTGATGTCGGCGGTGAGCTTGGTGAAGTCGCTGCGCCCGCGCTCCCGCGATGCGTAGGCGGAGCCGAGCTTCGTCGCGTCGAGGATGTCCAGACCCTGATGCACGAGGCCGCGCACCGCGGTGATGCCGTCCCAATTGTCGGTCCGGTCATAGCTGAAACCGCCGCGCAGGATGCGCAGGCGGTCGCGGTTGAAGCGGTCGCCGGAAATGTCGGTGTTCACGTCGCGGTATTCGAACTCGCCGACGGCGCGCAGGTTTTCCAGGCGCGAGCGGATCACCGGGTAGCTGAGCGTTCCCACGCCCGCACCCAGCTTTCCACGTCCAGCGGGTCGAGCGTCAGGCCGGGCCGCGACTTGGAGTAGGAGCCGGAGAAGGTCAGCCCGTCACCAGCGCTTGGTAGCCGGCGCCGACCGACCAAGCCCGCGACGCCGGGGAGGACACGCGCCCGCTGAGGTTCAGTCGGCGTTCGGCCCGAAGGAGTTCAGCGCCGCCGTCGCGGTCGTCTGGGCGGTGCCGAGACGACACCAGGGCGTCCACCGCCTTGCGGTC
Proteins encoded in this window:
- a CDS encoding filamentous hemagglutinin N-terminal domain-containing protein, with translation MGKGNVTTTSGFTEIPGARRHRQTLRQRLLLSSAGGAPARRRTRHQRRAAKARGGIDFARLALRSVIGVALSTLFAGAAYANPLEGTVTAGAATIQSSTPKSMEILQSTDKAIINWKSFSIDAGEKVTFQQPSASSVTLNRVTGNDPSKIMGSLSANGTVMLVNPNGVVIGAGRRWMSAGWWRPPPTSRRQTSSTRPPPSRTPWW
- a CDS encoding ShlB/FhaC/HecB family hemolysin secretion/activation protein, whose amino-acid sequence is MGRHHRGARPRASGSGHPRRDEARLRLRIAGARAQRLHQAHRRHHPRAAVAGQLQHPGNGHHAGRGTPLLASEQIALGGPSYGRAFDEGEISGDNGWAGSLELRYTPVLPDNAFAQAVQIYGFVDGGEVWNRSSLEQNSRNSLVSVGGGVRASLVERLFATLER